A section of the Chiloscyllium plagiosum isolate BGI_BamShark_2017 chromosome 4, ASM401019v2, whole genome shotgun sequence genome encodes:
- the otud6b gene encoding deubiquitinase OTUD6B isoform X3, translating to MKNAVAKNDKKRRKQLVEEVAKFEAELELRHEEELKQLTRSLDKSSTVESCTNGFANLELEIENGKAIKPSRVSKAQKRREKKAAQDREREERIAEAEIENLKGARHLENQKLAEILAKRQLQIKQIPSDGHCMYKAIEDQLKQGSLLTLADLRTQAAEYMRSHADDFLPFLTNCNTGDMYTPEEFEKYCDEVANTAAWGGQLELRALSHILKMPVEVIQADSTPITVGEEYRKKPIILVYMRHAYGLGEHYNSVEQLTDLPTEDVC from the exons ATGAAAAACGCTGTTGCTAAGAATGACAAGAAAAGAAGAAAACAGTTGGTAGAGGAAGTTGCAAAATTTGAGGCTGAATTGGAACTGAGGCATGAGGAGGAACTTAAACAGCTCACTCGGTCACTTGATAAGTCTAGTACG GTTGAATCATGTACTAATGGATTTGCAAATTTAGAGTTGGAGATTGAAAATGGTAAAGCAATTAAGCCATCTCGCGTTTCTAAGGCACAAAAGAGAAGG GAGAAGAAAGCCGCTCAGGACAGAGAACGAGAAGAGAGAATAGCTGAAGCTGAAATTGAAAATTTGAAAGGAGCCAGGCACCTGGAAAATCAAAAACTTGCTGAAATCCTTGCTAAAAGGCAGTTACAGATCAAGCAGATCCCATCTGATGGTCACTGCATGTATAAAGCTATTGAAGATCAACTTAAACAGGGCAGTCTATTGACCCTTGCAGATCTAAGGACACAGGCGGCTGAATACATGAGAAGTCATGCAGATGATTTCTTGCCTTTTCTGACCAACTGTAATACAGGAGACATGTATACACCTG AGGAATTTGAAAAGTACTGTGATGAGGTAGCCAACACAGCAGCCTGGGGTGGACAACTTGAG TTGAGGGCTTTGTCTCACATTCTGAAAATGCCAGTGGAGGTAATACAGGCAGACTCTACTCCAATCACTGTAGGTGAAGAGTATAGAAAGAAACCAATAATTCTAGT GTACATGAGGCATGCATATGGTTTAGGAGAACATTATAACTCTGTAGAACAATTAACTGACCTACCTACAGAAGACGTGTGCTAA
- the otud6b gene encoding deubiquitinase OTUD6B isoform X1, whose protein sequence is MEERETEEEKLFKKHRKERKELQAKIQAMKNAVAKNDKKRRKQLVEEVAKFEAELELRHEEELKQLTRSLDKSSTVESCTNGFANLELEIENGKAIKPSRVSKAQKRREKKAAQDREREERIAEAEIENLKGARHLENQKLAEILAKRQLQIKQIPSDGHCMYKAIEDQLKQGSLLTLADLRTQAAEYMRSHADDFLPFLTNCNTGDMYTPEEFEKYCDEVANTAAWGGQLELRALSHILKMPVEVIQADSTPITVGEEYRKKPIILVYMRHAYGLGEHYNSVEQLTDLPTEDVC, encoded by the exons CGAAAATACAGGCAATGAAAAACGCTGTTGCTAAGAATGACAAGAAAAGAAGAAAACAGTTGGTAGAGGAAGTTGCAAAATTTGAGGCTGAATTGGAACTGAGGCATGAGGAGGAACTTAAACAGCTCACTCGGTCACTTGATAAGTCTAGTACG GTTGAATCATGTACTAATGGATTTGCAAATTTAGAGTTGGAGATTGAAAATGGTAAAGCAATTAAGCCATCTCGCGTTTCTAAGGCACAAAAGAGAAGG GAGAAGAAAGCCGCTCAGGACAGAGAACGAGAAGAGAGAATAGCTGAAGCTGAAATTGAAAATTTGAAAGGAGCCAGGCACCTGGAAAATCAAAAACTTGCTGAAATCCTTGCTAAAAGGCAGTTACAGATCAAGCAGATCCCATCTGATGGTCACTGCATGTATAAAGCTATTGAAGATCAACTTAAACAGGGCAGTCTATTGACCCTTGCAGATCTAAGGACACAGGCGGCTGAATACATGAGAAGTCATGCAGATGATTTCTTGCCTTTTCTGACCAACTGTAATACAGGAGACATGTATACACCTG AGGAATTTGAAAAGTACTGTGATGAGGTAGCCAACACAGCAGCCTGGGGTGGACAACTTGAG TTGAGGGCTTTGTCTCACATTCTGAAAATGCCAGTGGAGGTAATACAGGCAGACTCTACTCCAATCACTGTAGGTGAAGAGTATAGAAAGAAACCAATAATTCTAGT GTACATGAGGCATGCATATGGTTTAGGAGAACATTATAACTCTGTAGAACAATTAACTGACCTACCTACAGAAGACGTGTGCTAA
- the otud6b gene encoding deubiquitinase OTUD6B isoform X2, which yields MTKIQAMKNAVAKNDKKRRKQLVEEVAKFEAELELRHEEELKQLTRSLDKSSTVESCTNGFANLELEIENGKAIKPSRVSKAQKRREKKAAQDREREERIAEAEIENLKGARHLENQKLAEILAKRQLQIKQIPSDGHCMYKAIEDQLKQGSLLTLADLRTQAAEYMRSHADDFLPFLTNCNTGDMYTPEEFEKYCDEVANTAAWGGQLELRALSHILKMPVEVIQADSTPITVGEEYRKKPIILVYMRHAYGLGEHYNSVEQLTDLPTEDVC from the exons CGAAAATACAGGCAATGAAAAACGCTGTTGCTAAGAATGACAAGAAAAGAAGAAAACAGTTGGTAGAGGAAGTTGCAAAATTTGAGGCTGAATTGGAACTGAGGCATGAGGAGGAACTTAAACAGCTCACTCGGTCACTTGATAAGTCTAGTACG GTTGAATCATGTACTAATGGATTTGCAAATTTAGAGTTGGAGATTGAAAATGGTAAAGCAATTAAGCCATCTCGCGTTTCTAAGGCACAAAAGAGAAGG GAGAAGAAAGCCGCTCAGGACAGAGAACGAGAAGAGAGAATAGCTGAAGCTGAAATTGAAAATTTGAAAGGAGCCAGGCACCTGGAAAATCAAAAACTTGCTGAAATCCTTGCTAAAAGGCAGTTACAGATCAAGCAGATCCCATCTGATGGTCACTGCATGTATAAAGCTATTGAAGATCAACTTAAACAGGGCAGTCTATTGACCCTTGCAGATCTAAGGACACAGGCGGCTGAATACATGAGAAGTCATGCAGATGATTTCTTGCCTTTTCTGACCAACTGTAATACAGGAGACATGTATACACCTG AGGAATTTGAAAAGTACTGTGATGAGGTAGCCAACACAGCAGCCTGGGGTGGACAACTTGAG TTGAGGGCTTTGTCTCACATTCTGAAAATGCCAGTGGAGGTAATACAGGCAGACTCTACTCCAATCACTGTAGGTGAAGAGTATAGAAAGAAACCAATAATTCTAGT GTACATGAGGCATGCATATGGTTTAGGAGAACATTATAACTCTGTAGAACAATTAACTGACCTACCTACAGAAGACGTGTGCTAA